The Cicer arietinum cultivar CDC Frontier isolate Library 1 chromosome 1, Cicar.CDCFrontier_v2.0, whole genome shotgun sequence genome contains the following window.
CCTTATGTTGAGACAACAAAAGACGCTCTAGAAACTGCcttccaaacactagaaatcgtGGACACCGCTTATGTCGAAACGACACCTATAGAACCACATATGTCCAACACTGCTATTATGGTGGCTAAGTTCATGTTGAGCAGAGGACACCATCCATGGCACGGGTTGGGGAAGGATGAAGAAGGGCTCAAAGAACCGGTTGAACTTCCTAAAAATAGAGATAAGTGGGGTTTAGGTTACAAACCCACCAGGGATGACAAACGGAGATTGgtcaaagagaaaaaagaaaaaagattagcTCGAATTGAAAATCGAGAACCAAGAATCGAAAGGATTCCCATCTGTGACATCCGGCAGAGTTTCCAAAGTGCAAGACCAACAAGTGAAATCCATATTGCGGCAGTTGAAGATGACATGTTTGATGGGGAAGCTAATTGGATTCGTCCGTGTGGTGTAGGAGCAGAAATCAGGAATTGGAAAATAGTCAAGTCACCTATAATATTTAATGCAATTTCCATGTAATTCTAAAAGCATTATTACTGTTACTAAGACCTTAAGATGTTTCATTATATTTAGGATGGATACAATGTTGTTTTCCCAATACTTTGAATTTCAATAAATgcattctcattttgttttcttaatgtTCTTTCTTACCACTTTCATATGTTTATATTCAttctccatttttttatttatttttttttcttctccttctttctCCTTATCCTAGCCTTGAATCCTGCAGATTTGGGAATGGTTCATTCACAGACGACTGTACTAAGATCTCGTTGCATAATCTTAACCATCTTGTTAGTCAGACagaaaaagataatgaagaagattaTGAACCCCCTCTAGATTTGTTAAGAGCGGTAGAACGGGAAGCCCAGGGTACCATGCCCTTTGAGGAACCGATAGAAATTGTTAATCTAGGGACGGaagaaggaaggaaagaaattAAGGTTGGCACCATCTTAAAGAAAGAAGTATATCATAAACTAATCCAACTCCTACATGAATACAAAGATGTTTTTgtatggtcatatcaggatatgtcTGGATTGCGTACTAGTATAGTGTAGCATAAATTGCCCTTAAAACCCGATTCTTCTCCggtgaaacaaaaattaaggcGAATGAAGCCcgatatgtcattaaaaatcaaggaagaaatacaaaaacaatttgACACAGTGTGGCAAATTATCCCCAATGGATAGCCAATATTGTACCAGTGCCAAAAAAGGATGGAAAAGTACGAATGTGTGTCGATTATAGGGACCttaataaagctagtcctaaagatgatttccCGTTACCTCACATCGATATTTTGGTTGATAATACGGCTCGTCATTCACTCTTTTCCTTTATGGATGTTTTCTCTGGGTATAATCAAATTAAGATGGCACCtgaagatatggaaaaaacGACTTTCATCACTCCTTGGGGAACATTTTGTTACAAAGTAATGCCTTTTGGTCTGAAGAACGTTGGGGCAACCTACCAAAGAGCTATGGTAACCCTATTCCATGACATGATACATAAAGAGGTCGAAGTTTATGTAGACGACATGATTGCAAAGTCACAAACAGAAGAAGAACATATTattgatctaaagaaactcTTCAAAGGACTTAGAAAGTTTAAGCTAAAGCTCAACCCCTCCAAATGCACTTTTGGGGTGAGATCGGGCAAAGTATTGGGATTTGTGGTTAGTCAGAGAGGAATAGAGGTTGATCCCGATAAGATTCGAGCCATTGCAGAAATGCCTCCCCCGAGTACAGAAAAAGAAGTCCGCGGTTTTCttgggagactaaattatatttcaagatgTATATCACAACTAATTGCTACTTGTGAACCGATATTTAAACTTTCACGGAAAAATCAAACAGCTGTATGGAACGAAGAATGTCAAAATGCATTTGAAAAAATCCGACAGTATTTGCAAAATCCTCCAATTCTAGCCCCACCAGTTCTGGGCGACCCTTGATTATGTATCTTACAGTCCTCGACGGGGCCATGGGATGTGTACTGGGCAACATGATGAAACAGGAAAAAAGGAACATGCCATTTATTATCTAAGGAAAAAATTTACAGATGTTGAAACAAGATATACAATGTTAGAACGTACTTGTTGTGCCTTAACCTGGGCGGCTCATcgcttgaggcaatacatgctTTGCCATACAACTTATTTGATATCCAAAATGGATCCAATCAAGTACATTTTTGAAAAGCCCGCTCTCATAGGGCGAATTGCTCGATGGCCGGTGATGCTATCAGAATATGATATTACCTATGTTACTCAGAAAGCCATCAAAGGGAGTGCCTTAGCAGATTATCTAGCTAATCAACTTGTTGATGATTATAAATCAATGCAATGTGAATTCCCAGACGAAAGTATCATGGTTTTGTCTGAAGAATATGATGATGGAAAATGGACCTTGTTGTTCGACGGGGCCTCAAACATAATGGGGCATGGGATTGGGGTTGTTTTAATATCTCCAAAAAAAAAGTTCATACCTATCACAGTgcgattgtgttttgattgtaccaATAATATGGCAAAATATGAAGCTTGTGCCATGGGAGTTTTGGTGGCTTTGGAATCAAAAGTAAAAGTTCTAGAAGTATATGGAGATTCAACCCTAGTCATTAATCAGCTTAACCAAGAATGGGAAACTCGAGATAAGAAGTTAATACCTTATTTTACCTACATAAAAGAATTGTCTTtagaatttgacaaaatcacgtTTCACCATGTCCCTCGAGAAgacaatcaattggctgatgCTTTGGCTTCTTTATCATCTATGTTCCATATAAATCGAAATTATGAAATCCCATCAATTAAAATGGAGAGTCGAGATTATCCAGCCTACTGCCATGTCATGGAAGAAGAAACTGACGGAAAACCGTGGTATCACGACATCAAACATTATCTTATAAATAGAGAATATCCTCCCAGAATATCGGAGAATGAGAAAAGAACTTTGAGACGGTTATCCGCGAGCTTTTTTGTGaacgaaaatattttgtataagagGAATCACGATATGGTACTCCTCAGATGTGTTGATGTTAATGAGGCGAAGGAAATTCTACAAGATATCCACGATGGCTCTTATGGGATCCATATGAATGGACACGCCATGTCTAGAAAGATTCTTCGGGCCGGATATTATTGGCTCACCCTAGAAAAAGATTGTTGCTTACCCtagaaaaagattgttttaattatgtaaagaaatattataagtgtcaaatatatgctgataaTATCCACGCCCCACCAGTGCCCCTGAACACCCTTTCAGTGCCCTGACTGTTCTCAATGTGGGGCATAGACGTCATCGGAATGATCGAACCGAAAGCATCAAATGGACATCGCTTCATCTTGGTGGCAATTGATTACTTTACCAAATGGGTAGAGGCAGCGTCATACGCCAATGTAACCAAAAATGTGGtagtcaaatttataaaaagggAATTAATATGTCGTTATGGTCTACCAAGCAAGATCATTACTGACAATGCCACAaatctaaataacaaaatgatggatGAATTGTGTGCCACctttaaaattcaacaccaCAATTCGTCCCCGTACAGACCAAAAATGAATGGTGCAGTTGAAGCGgcaaataaaaacatcaaaaaaattattcagaaaATGGTTATAACATACAAAGATTGGCATGAGATGTTGCCATTTGCACTACATGGGTATCGTACTTCGGTACGCACTTCAACTGGGGCAACCCCTTTTTCCTTAGTATATGGGATGGAGGTTGTGCTACCTATTGAAGTAGAAATCCCCTCGCTAAGAGTATTAATGAAAGCTCAATTAGAGGAGTCGGAATGAGTACAAACACGTTTCgatcaattgaatttgattgaagaaaaaaggttggcggccttatgccatgggcaattatatcagaaaagactGAAGAAAGCGTATGAGAAAAAAATACGTCCTCGAGAATTCCAGGAAGGTGATCTGGTGCTGAAAAAAATCGTACCCATTTAAAAAGATTATCGTGGGAAATGGACTCCTAACTATGAGGGACCATACGTCGTGAAGAAAGCTTTCTTAGGTGGAGCTTTGATCCTTACGAATATGGATGGAAAAGATTTAGCTCTTCATGTCAACTCAGACGCCGTAAAAAAGTATTATGCTTAAATAATGAATACCAGTTAGgctgaaaacctgaaaaggcaatctagacaaaaattagggtacaaaaaatatacccgctaggttgaaaacctgaaagggcgacctaaGCAAAAACTAGGGTAAAAAAAAaacgctaggttgaaaacctgaaagggcaacCTAGACAAAAATTAGGGTGCACAAAAAATATCTgttaggttaaaaacccaaaagggcgacctgagagaagaagaaaaacaagaacaaaGAATATATACTCGAAAAGACAAAATGAACAATATGGATCGCATTATCGCATGAGAAGTTAGTATAGTCTACCTTGGAATTACTAGTAACCAAGTTGGGTCTCCCacccatttcttttgttttatcttatgtatattcttttttctttaccaTTGAATTACTAGCAACCAAGTCGGGTCTTCCacccatttcttttgttttatcttatgtatattcttttttatttcaatatattcatatatactgttattacctttataatttaactcttTTTCCTGAATGCATGTTATGATTATCATgtattggaaagtaaaacatatatCATAACTCGGTATCATGAAACCGGATAAAATATAGGTTGTTTACAGTATAAGACATACAACGACATGAGATTCAACTTAAgatcacaatattaattcttcttcaaaaaaaaaaagaacgcaagaaaaggaaaaatagaagaagacaaaaaaaagaGATCAATGATATGACGttcaaaaaaaaagtataagtgctttttctcattcatgatttgaatggtcgtgtccaataaaaatattaataaaaaccgacatattcattcattcatgacattttgtaaatttaaagccGAAAAAACGACCCGcgtgttgaagccgggaaaacgactcgcacccgaagccgagaaaacgacccgcatgttgaagccaggaaaacgactcgcactcagaagccgagaaaacgacccgcatgttgaagccgggaaaacgactcgcacccgaagcccgGAAAATGACCCACATGTTGAAGccaggaaaacgactcgcacctgaagccgagaaaacgatcCACGTGTTGAAGCCGGGACAAAGACTCGcacctgaagccgagaaaacgacccgcatgttgaagttGAGAAAACGACCCTCAAAGTAATTACGGtactgttgacacctaattttgtccgctactttatgatttttgataaatatatataaaaaaataaataataataaaaaaactaataatgatgaacataataataaaaataaattgttagatttttagaaaatcatggatTGTGTTTGGTTTCTATTTGACTCTGATTCATTTCTAGaaacttttactattttctaaaataaaataaaaaataaataacaacaaacatatttaattgaattgatgctaataaaaatcattataaagGTCATCAtttgaaggaaaagaaacagaaaataaatgaatcaatGGTAATGAAAATCAGTATTATGGtggtcaattgaatagaaaagaaatcgaagaaatgaatcaatgaaaataagaatcggtataattgtggccaattaaatgaaaagaaaccgaaagaaacagattaatggtaattcattggcaattattctcttgtcttttgtaGTCTACACtcaaaaagtctataaatagtctaccACAAGAGGACAAGAGGGTGAAGGAATGTGGAGAATTGGGAACACCATTGGGGGGACAAATGGGAAACACAAATTgagagcacaaaaaaaaaatagagagattaattaaaaaaagagaagaagatcATCTGATCTTGAAATAATCAGTCTAGTAAGGtatcattttcttatttttttctctattgtgcttattagtattttttttttttttgtatttttttaaatatatatattttttctctttctattttttttttaaaaaaataaattcatatgttaagctttcattttattttttaaattgtttaatcctaaaattgttttctttgcaatataaaataataaaaaaatatgtaactaATTGATGTCTATAgatcaagaaaacaaatttcatcatattgtaatataatagaaaattcataatacgtctttatcaaataaaaaaaattataacagataaatgtttttacccttaagattagaattaacgGTTGTCGCCAtcggatgaaattcatcctcgctcgCTGCACCATATTATTCACTTTCAATCGTTAGTAGCCTTTGTGTCGCAACAGatccgacaacgtacgagcaaatCATTTAACAGGTTATTTCACAGTCATGtccatctgtctcgttcacataTCGCCACGTtacgtttttttttaaattattttttttctttactttaaaacaaacaaatattattattattattattattattattattattattattattattattattattatNNNNNNNNNNNNNNNNNNNNNNNNNNNNNNNNNNNNNNNNNNNNNNNNNNNNNNNNNNNNNNNNNNNNNNNNNNNNNNNNNNNNNNNNNNNNNNNNNNNNNNNNNNNNNNNNNNNNNNNNNNNNNNNNNNNNNNNNNNNNNNNNNNNNNNNNNNNNNNNNNNNNNNNNNNNNNNNNNNNNNNNNNNNNNNNNNNNNNNNNNNNNNNNNNNNNNNNNNNNNNNNNNNNNNNNNNNNNNNNNNNNNNNNNNNNNNNNNNNNNNNNNNNNNNNNNNNNNNNNNNNNNNNNNNNNNNNNNNNNNNNNNNNAAGgctaaccgttttaacggacgtcgTAGGGTGATAATACTttccctactcgtaatcgactcccgaatccgaatttttttggttcaaaaaatcattattttaggttttatccaatttttcctttaataaaaaaaaaatttgtggcgactcctttttcgcgAACAAACTGGACGCGACAGGTATAATAACCAACAATAAaccgagtatgtatatacaaccatcatagtataacaaacatgactcgcgtgccaaacactctaatgcaatgcgtatatgccaatgcGCATGATTCTGAAATATCCAACAAAAACCCTCCTTGAGGggcataaatcataattgtaccgcatATCACAGGCCTTAGTACTAATTATcgaggtgcaatctctcacaggcTAGCACGATTTACTCGAGTGTagcctatcacatgccttacacatcagttaaatcctcgtaaggataagatgaaccaactaTCACATGGAACCAccccgtggcccatcacggtcgcCACTGACACtttggcccatcacggtcaccataagctatgaaatacatgagcatactctgactcttttcaccaaaatcattaagtaaatgcagctattaaaagattctccatttttaatactcatttaacactaacgatttttcaaacttatcacgGAGCATactcaaaactttttttttcctcgataaaattcataacgcacatattatcagttatgaatacataatcacatcaaattcaatttccacAAATCCATTCCTCAATCACACATAAATCACCTCAatttaatctccacaaattcataCATAATCACACCTTAATCACATCAAGTTTTATCATAAATTCATAGTAGGTAGCAAAACGTATTTTcactcaatatatatatatatatatatatatatatttatatatatatatatatatatatatatatatatatatatatattcacgtCGAAATTAATTATCACGCAATCGCATATTAATCATCcatcaatcacacatatagagtccctatatgcaaactaaaaatttggaaggagctcttacctATGTTATCGCTTCCTCAACCATTTTTGCTACCGCGATCAAATACGGCGAAAACTCTCGCTCGCGTCGACACCTCAAAAGTTAGTTCACAAGCATCTTAATGTAGTGAGGAACAACTTTTCCTCCTGACACTTCTTgaatggaagcttagatctagtagATAAATGAGCGTTTGTGTTTGGTTGTTTTTGAAAACCACCAACACAATTTTCTTTGAAACAGAGAAAGGAAGAAGAAGGTACTTGCGAGGCAGCAGGGAAAATGTTTCTCCGTTTTTCTTTCTTGGTGTCTCAAACACACAAACACGTGTGCGCGCACGCAcggacacacacacacacacacactttaCTCACATCTCAAtctaatttaaacaaaatatctactctcgttgcaactcaattgacagataaatttattagcaacaagtgacattttttaaaaaaattgtctggtattaaatttttcaaaacgtaattaaattattctccgacaattttttttaatcgggtctcaatatatatatatatagacacacacatatattaaacatattacaaactctaacaaaatatgtttttggtacttaattcacaaaataaaataaattagaatttgacacaaaataccctaaaatcgcataaattagaatttagaaaatttagggTCTTACACCTGCACTTGAGATGCTGAGGTTGTTGCACACCTTTCTCTAACTCTCAGTTCATGAGCTTCAAGAGAGCTTTGCAAATCTTCCACCTTCATCTTATCAAGATCATTTGATTTTTCAATTGCCACCACTATGTGATCGTACCTTTGTGTTAATGTTCTAATGATCTTTTCAATAACCACCACTTCAGTTACTGATTCACCATTTGTTCTCATCTGATTAACAACAACCTTTACACGATTGAAGTAATCTGCCACAGCTTCATCTTCGTCCATCTACAATACTTTATATTGCCTTCTAAACATTTGGAGCTTCACTTTCTTGACCTTTTCCCCACCTGTATAGTACTTGACCAAGATATCTGATGCCTCCTTTGATGTAGATGCCTTCGAGATCCTCTCAAAATTATCTGAATCCACACTTTGCTAAATGTAAAACAATGCCTTCCTATCTCTTTTCTTGcaatctttgaaagttttttgtTGTCTTTCTGTTGGATTCACACCAAGTTGTTCATAGCCATCTTCAATAATCTCAAACACTTCTTGAGCTCCCAACAACAATGTCATCGATGCAGACCACGTATCCCAATTCTTCTCATCAAGGATTGGAAAATTCGATGGAAATCCTCCACCATTCATGTCTTCTTTCTTTCACTCACACTTGTGTTTCTCAATTTTTGATTCCCCCTCACACTTGCACTCGTCTTTCCCAAGGTTTAGAAACCAAGCTCTAATGCCAATTGTTGGAACAGGTTATAGAAATggagaggaattgaaattgagaaaaaaagagaagaaaacagAATGTTCAAAAAATGGAGAATGATTAACAGTCTAGAGAATGTTCTCCATATTACAGACTTTATAGCAGTTTTGAGTACTAACTGTTAAAATAAACTTAACTAACTTCTAATTGTTTTCTAACCTTCCTAACTAACtacaaattactttaattatatCTAACACATCTAACTGACGACCAACCAGCAATTGCCACCTCAACTAACTAATACTAAGAGAAAGAACTAACTCATGTGTAAGGGTGTTtatgatataaaaattgaatcgAATTGGACTACATTAATGGTTAGGTTCAGTTTTTAAAGACTCTAAGTTTAGCGCAATTCTGAACCGGATTAAAATTggtttagtttaatattttaaataaatttttagttaaaatagattttgaaCTAGTTATTTGagaaaagaattttgaaattcttacGAAAAGAAAATATCgacttttttgagaaaaaaacttttgatttttttcgagaaaaacaaatataaaaattttctcaataaattttttttggagataaaaagttttgattgtttttcgaaaaaaatttcagttttttttagtttttcaagaattttctttttcaattttagatataaaaattttcaagaaaaaagtttcaattatttttcaaaaaaacaatcaaaagtatttacaatttttttctcaaaagttttcaaagaaaaaaataatttagaatattttttccGAAAAAAggatttcaatattttatttttattttttggagaaaaataaattttctaaaagaaaaaattataattgaggttaaaattattaaattggtTTTTGAATTATGTTTGGTTAActtaatagttttaaatatgTAGCTCAATTCATGAACT
Protein-coding sequences here:
- the LOC113783975 gene encoding uncharacterized protein, producing MDPIKYIFEKPALIGRIARWPVMLSEYDITYVTQKAIKGSALADYLANQLVDDYKSMQCEFPDESIMVLSEEYDDGKWTLLFDGASNIMGHGIGVVLISPKKKFIPITVRLCFDCTNNMAKYEACAMGVLVALESKVKVLEVYGDSTLVINQLNQEWETRDKKLIPYFTYIKELSLEFDKITFHHVPREDNQLADALASLSSMFHINRNYEIPSIKMESRDYPAYCHVMEEETDGKPWYHDIKHYLINREYPPRISENEKRTLRRLSASFFVNENILYKRNHDMVLLRCVDVNEAKEILQDIHDGSYGIHMNGHAMSRKILRAGYYWLTLEKDCCLP